The Patagioenas fasciata isolate bPatFas1 unplaced genomic scaffold, bPatFas1.hap1 Unplaced_260, whole genome shotgun sequence genome has a segment encoding these proteins:
- the LOC139826820 gene encoding large ribosomal subunit protein mL52-like: MAARRVLRLGERHVRNLRPLPRPPQRIGQWRVEHGLSPGSSGFGPLRDLPDWSFVDGRPAPLWKGQQRRLRENEELARRAVGLIGALDAAASRGRPTGVPAPQLRPKGSQRPPGRSGTDQ; encoded by the exons ATGGCGGCGCGGAGGGTGCTGCGGCTGG GTGAACGTCACGTCCGGAACCTGcggcccctcccccgccccccccagcgcATCGGCCAATGGCGAGTGGA acACGGCCTCTCCCCGGGCTCCTCGGGTTTCGGGCCCCTCCGTGACCTCCCGGATTGGTCCTTTGTGG aCGGTCGCCCCGCCCCCCTCTGGAAGGGGCAGCAGCGGCGGCTGCGGGAGAACGAGGAGCTGGCG CGCCGCGCCGTGGGGCTGATCGGGGCTCTGGACGCCGCCGCCTCCAGGGGGCGCCCCACGGGGGTCCCGGCCCCACAACTGCGCCCCAAGGGCTCCCAGCGCCCCCCGGGACGGAGCGGGACCGACCAGTGA
- the LOC139826822 gene encoding B-cell lymphoma 3 protein-like — MAARASVVMAMVATPTAPPTFLPPPPPPSASHHHGWRMRRATPALCSGFIGTRGPSGTPPPHHRTPPPPGSPPPPRGVAAAPEAPLGDPGGGGDGGDPHPSPHPSPPPGQSAASRPSPSPPPPHPPGLGFAAQPPPGAFFTALQGALPLLGGGGALGAPPGVLALPAPPPLGPPAPPLAAAIAAATRADEDGDTALHIAVAQGALGVARRLVGLFLQGGRDLDVYNRMRQTPLHLAVITSQPALVRLLVSHGASPSAPDRLGRSAAHLACEAASPRCLRELLRGGRGLDLQARNYEGLTPLHVAVGSGAPESVRLLLDHGADVDAVDIKSGRSPLLHAVERNSLEMAELLIQRGARVNAQCYAGCTALHAAAGRALPGLLRLLLRNGADTGVRNGHNETPLALAGSAQVIDILRGKAARPPPSPPGDPKTAAPPPGPPRQPISERPPPSPPMALGV, encoded by the exons ATGGCGGCCCGCGCCTCGGTTGTCATGGCGATGGTGGCCAcgcccacagccccgcccacattcctccctcctcctcctcccccctccgcCTCCCACCACCACGGGTGGCGCATGCGCAGAGCGACCCCCGCGCTTTGCTCGGGGTTTAttggg ACGCGGGGCCCCTCCgggacccctcccccccaccacaggacccctccccccccagggtcccctccccccccccgaggCGTCGCTGCCGCTCCGGAAGCGCCGCTCGGTgacccggggggggggggggatgggggggacccccacccctccccccacccctcccccccccccgggcAAAGCGCCGCGAgccgcccctccccctcccccccccccccgcacccccccggCCTCGGATTCGCAGCCCAACCCCCACCCGGCGCCTTCTTCACAG ccctgcagggggcgctgccgctgctgggggggggaggggcgctggGGGCCCCCCCGGGGGTCCTGGCgctgccggccccgccccccctgggccccccagcccccccattgGCTGCGGCCATCGCGGCCGCGACCCGGGCGGACGAGGACGGGGACAC ggccctgcacATCGCGGTGGCCCAGGGGGCCCTGGGGGTCGCCCGGCGCCTCGTGGGGCTTTTCCTGCAGGGGGGGAGGGACCTGGACGTCTACAACCGCATGCggcag acccctttGCACTTGGCGGTGATCACGTCCCAACCGGCCTTGGTGCGCTTGTTGGTGTCGCACGGAGCCTCCCCCTCCGCCCCGGACCGCTTGGGCCGTTCCGCCGCTCACCTGGCGTGCGAGGCCGCGAGCCCGCGCTGCCTGCGCGAGCTcctgcggggggggcggggcctggaccTGCAGGCGCGGAACTACGAGG GTCTCACCCCCCTGCACGTGGCCGTGGGTTCCGGGGCCCCCGAGAGCGTTCGGCTGCTGTTGGACCACGGGGCCGATGTGGACgctgtg gataTTAAGAGCGGTCGCTCCCCCCTGTTGCATGCGGTGGAGAGGAACAGCCTGGAGATGGCGGAGCTGCTCATccag CGCGGCGCCCGTGTGAACGCGCAGTGCTACGCGGGCTGCACCGCGCTCCacgccgcggcggggcgggcgctgccggGGCTGCTGCGGCTGCTCCTGCGCAACGGGGCGGACACGGGGGTGCGGAACGGGCACAACGAGACCCCCCTGGCGCTGGCGGGGAGCGCGCAG gtCATCGACATCTTGAGGGGAAAAGCAGCGCGACCCCCGCCctccccccccggggaccccaaaacg GCCGCGCCTCCCCCGGGCCCCCCCCGGCAACCAATCAGCGAGCGGCCTCCGCCCAGCCCCCCAATGGCGCTCGGGGTGTGA